A section of the Amblyomma americanum isolate KBUSLIRL-KWMA chromosome 2, ASM5285725v1, whole genome shotgun sequence genome encodes:
- the LOC144121302 gene encoding uncharacterized protein LOC144121302 isoform X3 codes for MGASLAPEGSEVFAHKSAMQQHSREAHRGDLKPHQCGQCLKSFSSTHQLAQHVRIHTGEKPYKCSYCDRRFKQLSHVQQHTRLHTGERPYKCHVAECGRAFIQLSNLQQHLRNHDSQMERAKSRPFHCNICGKGFASDSSLRTHRSKQHAALVGGPASQSCPICHRICVNAEALMEHMRISHKEPPGTTPGATWTAGDTPGSTQSSGDQGKQQQQQQQQQQQQQQQQQQQQQQQQQRRANQQQQPQLSHACPLCGKVYVNEGSLRKHVSSHPEAASLGSPLRMWPCTVCHSVFTHETGLLHHMEHMRMDPKHQFAAQYLLSRAAAERREKHGGPSAGPADMLSTPQQPQTAALAAAMPPPPSSLAVLQASHLAHS; via the exons ATGGGTGCTTCTCTTGCTCCGGAAGGATCCGAG GTGTTCGCGCACAAGTCTGCGATGCAGCAGCACTCGCGCGAGGCCCACCGGGGCGACCTGAAGCCGCATCAGTGCGGCCAGTGCCTCAAGTCGTTCTCGTCGACCCACCAGCTGGCGCAGCATGTGCGCATCCACACTGGCGAGAAGCCGTACAAGTGCTCCTACTGCGACCGCCGCTTCAAGCAGCTCTCGCATGTACAGCAGCACACTCGCCTGCACACCGGCGAGCGGCCCTACAAGTGCCACGTTGCCGAGTGTGGCCGGGCATTCATCCAGCTGTCCAACTTGCAGCAGCATTTGCGAAATCATGACAGCCAAATGGAACGCGCCAAGAGCCGACCCTTCCACTGCAACATCTGCGGCAAGGGCTTCGCGTCGGATAGCAGTCTGCGGACTCACAGATCCAAG CAACACGCGGCACTGGTTGGAGGACCAGCATCGCAGTCTTGCCCGATCTGCCACAGGATCTGCGTCAACGCTGAAGCCCTTATGGAGCACATGCGCATTTCACACAAGGAGCCACCAGGCACCACACCAG GTGCAACATGGACTGCTGGTGACACTCCAGGTAGCACTCAGTCCTCAGGAGACCAAG gcaagcagcaacagcagcaacaacaacaacagcagcagcagcagcaacagcagcaacaacagcagcaacaacagcaacagcggcgtgccaaccagcagcagcagccgcagctgaGCCATGCATGCCCCCTGTGTGGCAAGGTGTACGTGAATGAAGGTTCGCTGCGCAAGCACGTGAGCAGTCACCCGGAGGCAGCCTCCCTGGGCTCCCCACTGCGCATGTGGCCCTGCACTGTCTGCCACAGTGTCTTCACCCACGAGACTG GGCTCCTACATCACATGGAGCACATGCGCATGGACCCAAAGCACCAGTTTGCGGCCCAGTACCTGCTGAGCCGAGCTGCCGCTGAGCGCAGAGAGAAACATGGTGGGCCCTCGGCGGGTCCCGCTGACATGCTGTCCACACCGCAGCAGCCGCAGACGGCGGCGCTGGCTGCGGCCATGCCCCCACCGCCATCCTCACTGGCTGTGCTGCAGGCCAGCCACCTGGCACACTCCTGA